A genome region from Chitinivorax sp. PXF-14 includes the following:
- a CDS encoding DUF6094 domain-containing protein, with the protein MALMFPRLARNFVKNGYFPTDEPTLERALAALAPPDSSAGPLCILDPCAGEGVAIAEAAHALGRGRVQAFAVEYDAERARHARQLVDRCIHGDLMDTLISRQSFGLLWLNPPYGDLAKDANGNVGYQGQGRARLEKLFYQKALPLLQYGGVLVYIVPHYVLDAELVGWLTRHFAELRIYRAVEAQFKQVVIFGRKVRLRDQASDSVKATRALLLQIGQGDAEAEELPSEWPFLPYTVPASPAEPEHFYRVTMEPEQFADEVGRLQGLWPTLDTHLGAAQQSLRPPARALSHWHLALALAAGAISGVVKSKTGRVLVVKGDTHKEKTLQTEYTERDDGSVAETRILTDKFVPVIRAWDMTPGSSTCGEVLTIR; encoded by the coding sequence ATGGCCCTCATGTTCCCGCGGCTTGCCCGCAACTTCGTGAAGAACGGGTACTTCCCCACGGATGAACCCACGCTCGAAAGAGCACTCGCCGCATTGGCGCCCCCCGATTCCTCGGCCGGGCCGCTGTGCATCCTCGATCCCTGCGCCGGCGAAGGCGTGGCGATCGCCGAAGCCGCCCACGCCCTCGGGCGCGGACGGGTCCAGGCCTTCGCCGTCGAGTACGACGCCGAGCGCGCGCGCCATGCCCGGCAACTGGTCGATCGCTGCATCCACGGCGACCTAATGGACACGCTGATCAGCCGGCAGAGCTTCGGCCTACTGTGGCTTAACCCGCCGTATGGAGACCTGGCCAAGGATGCCAACGGCAACGTCGGCTACCAGGGCCAGGGCCGTGCCAGGTTGGAGAAGCTGTTCTATCAGAAGGCGCTCCCGCTGCTGCAGTACGGCGGCGTGCTGGTCTACATCGTTCCGCACTACGTGCTCGACGCCGAGCTGGTCGGCTGGCTGACCCGGCACTTCGCCGAGCTGCGCATCTACCGCGCAGTGGAAGCGCAGTTCAAGCAGGTCGTGATCTTCGGTCGCAAGGTTCGCCTGCGCGACCAGGCATCGGATTCGGTGAAGGCCACGCGCGCGCTGCTGCTGCAGATCGGGCAAGGCGATGCCGAAGCGGAGGAACTGCCAAGCGAATGGCCGTTCCTGCCGTACACGGTGCCTGCCAGCCCGGCCGAGCCGGAGCATTTCTACCGCGTGACGATGGAGCCCGAGCAATTCGCCGATGAAGTCGGCCGGCTGCAAGGGCTCTGGCCGACGCTCGACACGCACCTGGGTGCCGCGCAGCAGTCGCTGCGGCCTCCGGCGCGGGCCTTGTCTCACTGGCATCTCGCTCTGGCCTTGGCCGCAGGCGCGATCTCCGGCGTGGTGAAGTCCAAGACGGGCCGTGTGCTCGTCGTCAAGGGCGACACCCACAAGGAGAAGACCTTGCAGACGGAATACACCGAGCGCGACGACGGCTCCGTGGCCGAGACGCGCATCCTGACCGACAAGTTCGTGCCGGTCATCCGTGCCTGGGACATGACGCCGGGCTCGTCGACCTGCGGCGAGGTGTTGACCATTCGCTGA
- a CDS encoding DUF932 domain-containing protein, protein MQLASRFASRSPVLRADHPLSDDQIRTVVPSIFADNPHESRSERYSYIPTAAVLTELRKEGFQPFMVCQTRVRHEDRRDYTKHMLRLRHASQINGAEANEIILLNSHDGSSSYQMLAGMFRFVCHNGLVCGDTFADVRVPHKGNVTDHVIEGAYEVLHGFERVQDSRDAMRGITLDNGEAEVFARSALTLKYDDSGKALPITETQILRPRRFDDNRADLWSVFNRVQENLVKGGLNGRAANGRQQRTRPVQGIDQNVRLNRALWLLADGLRQLKA, encoded by the coding sequence ATGCAACTCGCATCCCGCTTCGCTTCTCGTTCCCCGGTGCTGCGCGCCGACCATCCGCTGTCGGACGATCAGATTCGCACCGTGGTCCCGTCCATCTTCGCGGACAACCCGCACGAAAGCCGATCCGAACGGTACAGCTACATCCCCACGGCGGCTGTGCTGACCGAACTTCGCAAGGAGGGTTTCCAGCCGTTCATGGTGTGCCAGACCCGCGTGCGACACGAGGATCGCCGCGACTACACCAAGCACATGCTGCGCCTTCGCCACGCCAGCCAGATCAACGGCGCCGAGGCGAACGAGATCATCCTGCTCAACTCGCACGACGGCAGCAGCAGCTACCAGATGCTCGCGGGCATGTTCCGCTTCGTCTGCCACAACGGCCTGGTGTGCGGCGATACCTTCGCCGACGTGCGGGTGCCCCATAAGGGCAACGTCACCGATCACGTGATCGAAGGCGCCTACGAGGTGCTGCACGGCTTCGAGCGCGTGCAGGACTCGCGCGACGCCATGCGGGGCATTACGCTGGACAACGGCGAGGCCGAAGTCTTCGCCAGGTCGGCGCTGACCTTGAAGTACGACGATTCGGGCAAGGCCTTGCCCATTACCGAGACCCAGATCCTGCGGCCCCGCCGTTTCGACGACAACCGCGCCGATCTGTGGTCGGTCTTCAACCGGGTCCAGGAAAACCTGGTCAAGGGCGGCCTGAACGGCCGCGCCGCCAACGGGCGCCAGCAGCGCACGCGACCCGTCCAGGGCATCGACCAGAACGTCCGGCTCAACCGGGCGCTGTGGCTGCTCGCGGATGGCCTGCGTCAGCTCAAAGCCTGA
- a CDS encoding DUF3275 family protein, giving the protein MITIPGQLAIKTIHGRNGDFNVGRLATSIGEFVVKNAELDQYAEGKYEGDFAIAEIRPSTYTANGRMVIEIRALLGGMTLSAIDALSRDDASRLSPQEVDPIDEETQTATPTPTTAPKAAGRKKARSSRDPLVDTTPFGSEPAAASAEASAHEEDGDDAALFGALWPLGDVVKLDATVDRRVLRQQRDRLGDLGYEFAPLSQDWHLARV; this is encoded by the coding sequence ATGATCACCATTCCCGGCCAACTGGCCATCAAGACTATCCACGGCCGCAACGGCGACTTCAACGTCGGCCGCCTCGCGACCTCCATCGGCGAGTTCGTCGTGAAGAACGCCGAACTCGACCAGTACGCCGAAGGCAAGTACGAGGGCGATTTCGCCATCGCGGAGATTCGCCCGTCCACATACACCGCCAACGGCCGCATGGTCATCGAGATTCGCGCCCTGCTGGGCGGGATGACCTTGTCAGCCATCGATGCCCTGAGCCGTGACGATGCCAGCCGGCTGAGTCCGCAGGAAGTCGATCCGATCGACGAGGAAACGCAGACCGCTACGCCGACGCCGACGACCGCCCCCAAGGCGGCCGGCCGGAAGAAGGCACGCAGTTCGCGCGACCCGCTGGTCGACACCACGCCGTTCGGCAGCGAACCGGCTGCTGCGTCTGCCGAGGCTTCGGCCCATGAGGAAGACGGCGACGACGCGGCGCTGTTCGGCGCACTCTGGCCGCTGGGCGACGTCGTCAAGCTCGATGCCACCGTGGATCGGCGCGTGCTGCGTCAGCAGCGCGACCGCCTCGGCGACCTGGGCTACGAGTTCGCTCCGCTGTCCCAGGACTGGCACCTCGCCAGGGTCTGA
- a CDS encoding STY4534 family ICE replication protein, translating into MTTSTDKSFFDLHITGLGYLNRIREVKPKKGDTFLACDIAALNGPSDDVAYVRFDTRVSGSEAQHLVRRCIQAVDAEKKVMIGFRLGDLWTDTFTYSKGKRAGEQGVSLKARLLFVSWIKVDGKLVYKAEPKPTDDRDERDVRDTDVPATSAEPQAAASEPAAEAADEATADAPALEVAESF; encoded by the coding sequence ATGACCACTTCCACCGACAAGTCCTTCTTCGACCTGCACATCACCGGCCTCGGGTACCTCAATCGCATCCGCGAAGTGAAGCCCAAGAAAGGCGATACTTTCCTGGCCTGCGACATCGCGGCGCTCAACGGCCCCAGCGATGACGTTGCCTACGTGCGTTTCGACACGCGCGTCTCTGGCTCAGAAGCGCAGCACCTAGTGCGCCGCTGCATCCAAGCGGTCGATGCCGAGAAGAAGGTGATGATCGGCTTCCGCCTGGGTGACCTGTGGACCGACACCTTCACCTACTCCAAGGGCAAGCGTGCCGGCGAGCAGGGGGTGAGCCTCAAGGCCCGCCTGCTGTTCGTCAGTTGGATCAAGGTCGACGGCAAGCTCGTCTACAAGGCCGAGCCCAAGCCGACCGATGACCGCGACGAACGCGACGTGCGCGACACGGATGTCCCCGCGACTTCCGCTGAACCGCAAGCCGCAGCGTCCGAGCCCGCCGCCGAAGCTGCCGATGAAGCCACTGCCGATGCTCCCGCATTGGAAGTTGCCGAGTCGTTCTGA
- a CDS encoding XF1762 family protein, whose translation MPLSLRVANAFVLEHHRHHRPVQGGKFSLAVALTDGDAVPSRIVGVVIVGRPVARHLDDGWMLEVTRLCTDGTPNACSKLYAAADRAARALGYIRLITYTLPAEGGASLRAAGWRLVGQRGGGNWNRARRPRQDTPEALRMPKLLWEAP comes from the coding sequence ATGCCACTGTCGCTGCGTGTGGCCAACGCCTTCGTGCTGGAACACCACCGGCATCACCGGCCTGTGCAGGGCGGCAAGTTCAGCCTGGCGGTCGCGCTGACCGACGGCGATGCGGTGCCAAGCCGCATCGTCGGCGTGGTGATCGTGGGCCGCCCGGTGGCCCGGCACCTCGATGACGGCTGGATGCTCGAAGTCACGCGGCTGTGCACCGATGGCACGCCCAACGCCTGCAGCAAGCTCTATGCGGCCGCCGACCGCGCGGCACGCGCGTTGGGCTACATACGTCTCATCACCTACACGCTGCCAGCCGAGGGCGGCGCCAGCCTGCGGGCGGCCGGCTGGCGCCTGGTCGGACAGCGCGGTGGTGGGAACTGGAACCGTGCGCGCCGGCCGCGGCAGGACACCCCCGAGGCGCTGCGCATGCCCAAGCTGCTGTGGGAGGCGCCGTAG
- a CDS encoding DUF3085 domain-containing protein has product MTVRFKGTELRPVLAEAAANQCRVILVKDQGVYFMAERGESRPDGRRKTIAYAVGCNPDVDAFDDWWELTRAEFGGDDFGEFFDLQERVFARILHSEDDLEVSATATHLSMQPVSAAPAGH; this is encoded by the coding sequence ATGACTGTTCGATTCAAAGGTACCGAGCTTCGGCCCGTGCTCGCCGAGGCAGCGGCCAACCAGTGCCGCGTCATCCTGGTCAAGGACCAGGGCGTGTACTTCATGGCCGAGCGCGGCGAGAGCCGGCCCGATGGGCGGCGCAAGACCATCGCCTACGCCGTGGGCTGCAACCCCGACGTCGATGCGTTCGACGACTGGTGGGAGCTGACGCGCGCCGAGTTCGGCGGCGACGACTTCGGCGAGTTCTTCGACCTGCAGGAACGGGTGTTCGCCCGCATCCTGCATAGCGAGGACGACCTCGAAGTGTCGGCCACGGCTACGCACCTGTCGATGCAGCCCGTATCCGCTGCGCCAGCCGGTCACTGA
- a CDS encoding GTPase: MDTQAIRAQMPTLVRGHVPSNVRSFKFNIFDGQPKVSTLGFHIDPKPFEGKVIATTDEAIVVKTGRAEFAVLDRALVTDVPDEGAKVQVEPYARRRFDGLRADTPEESTEFTADGQPYTVKRLILGSAPAKLPIAEPQCPELQELIHQLEQLPAPDGFRRITHLLVDAGARDFTVFDPSPSNIIATPPAIGFTVASAKFQGRVTVLYERGLDTYAVELHRDGELVERVDEVFFDTLGQVLERLIDDGSWRLIRVQCLSGRKPVQH, translated from the coding sequence ATGGATACCCAAGCCATCCGCGCACAGATGCCGACACTGGTTCGCGGCCACGTGCCTTCCAACGTCCGCAGCTTCAAGTTCAACATCTTCGACGGCCAGCCCAAGGTTTCGACGCTGGGCTTTCACATCGACCCCAAGCCCTTCGAGGGCAAGGTCATCGCCACCACCGACGAGGCCATCGTCGTCAAGACGGGGCGGGCCGAGTTCGCGGTGCTCGACAGGGCGCTCGTCACCGACGTGCCCGACGAGGGCGCCAAGGTGCAGGTCGAACCTTATGCGCGGCGCCGCTTCGACGGCCTGCGCGCGGACACGCCCGAGGAGAGCACCGAGTTCACCGCCGACGGCCAGCCGTACACGGTGAAGCGACTCATCCTGGGTTCGGCGCCGGCCAAGCTGCCGATCGCCGAGCCGCAGTGCCCCGAGTTGCAGGAACTGATCCACCAACTGGAGCAGTTGCCCGCACCCGATGGCTTCCGGCGCATCACGCACCTGCTGGTGGATGCCGGCGCGCGGGACTTCACGGTGTTCGATCCGAGCCCCAGCAACATCATCGCCACGCCGCCGGCCATCGGCTTCACCGTCGCCTCGGCGAAGTTCCAGGGACGCGTCACCGTGCTCTACGAACGCGGCCTCGACACCTACGCGGTGGAACTGCACCGCGACGGCGAACTGGTCGAGCGGGTCGATGAAGTGTTCTTCGACACCTTGGGCCAGGTTCTGGAGCGACTGATCGACGACGGGAGCTGGCGCCTCATCCGCGTGCAGTGCCTGTCCGGTCGCAAGCCCGTCCAGCACTGA
- a CDS encoding ABC transporter substrate-binding protein produces the protein MSYSNNNPFVRGYDGLSVQRLLAISYNDDCPLTYLPLHPSQSNLPDSLVERRSCTFSDEFALITEDQAVPDELQAQCRSHGLARNVVYAVMAEEGGKPLHVGDTYSEEAAREVVQRLSFETGYYSRCWEISSAHLDAEAHRFLAEMADIATPTLFLFVAFRIPYSPAIGLKVIATPWTDENLRAVEGITAQRLMQEHRKKGMPESLVHVLHLAALADVRMLVFDADAPVLDGLPIYDE, from the coding sequence ATGTCCTACTCGAACAACAATCCCTTTGTCCGCGGCTACGACGGCCTGTCCGTCCAGCGGCTGCTCGCTATCTCCTACAACGACGACTGCCCGCTGACCTACCTGCCACTGCACCCCTCGCAGTCGAATCTGCCGGACAGCCTGGTCGAACGACGAAGCTGCACCTTCTCGGACGAATTCGCGCTGATCACCGAGGACCAGGCTGTCCCCGACGAGCTGCAGGCGCAATGCCGCAGCCACGGACTCGCCCGCAACGTGGTCTACGCCGTGATGGCCGAGGAAGGCGGCAAGCCGCTGCACGTGGGCGATACTTACTCCGAGGAAGCGGCCCGTGAGGTGGTGCAGCGCCTGAGCTTCGAGACCGGCTATTACAGCCGGTGCTGGGAAATCAGCAGCGCGCACCTCGACGCCGAGGCGCATCGCTTCCTCGCCGAGATGGCCGACATCGCCACGCCGACGCTGTTCCTGTTCGTCGCCTTCCGCATCCCGTACAGCCCGGCCATCGGGTTGAAGGTGATCGCAACGCCCTGGACCGACGAGAACCTGCGCGCGGTCGAAGGCATCACGGCCCAGCGGCTGATGCAAGAGCATCGCAAGAAGGGCATGCCGGAATCGCTGGTGCACGTGCTGCATCTGGCCGCGCTCGCGGACGTGCGCATGCTGGTTTTCGATGCCGATGCGCCGGTGCTGGACGGACTGCCAATCTACGACGAGTGA